Within the Syngnathoides biaculeatus isolate LvHL_M chromosome 13, ASM1980259v1, whole genome shotgun sequence genome, the region AGTTGATATATTCTCaagggaagaggaagatgaggaagaagacCGGGATGACGAGGACCCAGTGTCGGATTCAGAGGAAGAGGAGTCAGAGGATgaatgttttcttgtttttttctcttccctCTTTCCATCTCTTGCCTGCCACTGTACATCATTTACAGGGTTTGAAGGAAGTCTCTCGTTACCTACATCTTTCAATTTCTTGGTGGTTTCCTTGGCAACCTTGGCAGGCTCATCATGGATCACTGAATCGCCTTTCACATTGTGTTTTAATACTTGATTTGTGAAACTTTCtttagaatttgtttttttattaaaagcAGACGCTTCCTCAGAATGGCTGCCCACCTGATCCAGTGTTTTGGCACCAACTTCCTGTCTTACATGGCCTTCCTGTTTAGCAATTGTTTTACCTTCCTCCTGTTCTCCAAAACTGGTTGAGGAAGAGAAAAGTGACACCTGGGGCTGGTGTGTATCCGAGAAGGTATGAGGCCAATTGATGTCCATGGATGTGGTAGACTGAGCCCGATTTGGGCGGTCAATCAAGAACCGGAATTTCTTCAATGATGACTGCGGAGATGACAGTGATGACCTTGATTCTGTTGCTTGGGTTTCATTTTGTGGCATTGGGGCCTTGGCATATTCCTGGACTCCTGTCTCCGTTTTTATATCTGGTCCTGTGGAAAGGGGAGGAGTGGAAGGGGTAAGACCAAGCTCACTACCTAATTTAGCTGGTAGGAGTTTAGTGTCTAACGCCTTAgctgttttcttttgtaaaatttCCTGTTCACTACCCCTTTCCATTGCTATTTTCTCCTCAATCCTCTTGTTTTCAAGAGCTGCAACTAACATCTCCCTATTTTGTCCCTTCCTGTCAAGTTCTAGCTTTTCTTCCTCCTCAGCTCTAACACTCTCCAACCTTTGTTGGACTTGCTGTGCGTGTGTGGTTTCCAGGTGCTCTTTTTCCAGTCGTTCTTCCACTATACATGCTCTCTCTAGATGGTCTTTCTCCGTGCGTTCTTGTTCTAAACATGCTTTCTCAACGTGCTCTTTCTCCAGCCGTTCTTGCTCTTGACGTGCTCTCTCAAGACACTCTTTCTCAAAGCATTCTCTCTCTACACGTGCTCGCTCAAGACACTCTTTCTCCAGGCGTTCTTGCACTACACGCTCTCTCTCAAGACGCTCTTGTTCCAGACGTTCTTGCTCTAGGGCTCTCTGTTTTTCAATACCCTCAAGTTCTATGGCCTTCTCCTGCTCtaagactttttgtttttctagtcGCTCTTGCTCtaaggctttttctttttctagtaGTTCTTGCTCtaaggctttttctttttccagacgCTCAAGCTCTagggctttttctttttccagacgCTCAAGCTCCAAGGCTCTCTCCCTCTCTAGTCGCTCAAGCTCTAAGGCTCTCTCCCTCTCTAGTCGCTCAAGCTCTAAGACACTTTCCCTCTCTAGTCGTTCTAGTTCCAAAGCTTTCTCTCGTTCCTGCTGTTCTCTCTTCAAGGCTTCCTCTCTCTCCTGTTGCTCTCTCTCCACGGCTTCTTCCCTCTCTCGTTGCTCTCTCTCTAATGCTTCTTCCCGCTCATGCCGTTCTTTTTCCAACGCATTTTCCCGCTCTTGCCGTTCTTTCAAGGCTGCTTCCCTTGCTAGACGCTCTTGTTCTAAggatttctctctctctatccgCTCGCGCTCTAATTTTTCCTTTTCCAAACGTTCCTGTTCCAATGCCTTTCCCCTTTcaatcctttcattttcttttctctctgccTCTAAAGCTTTTTCCCTTTCGACTCGCTGTTGCTCTATTTTTACTCTCGCTAACCTCTCTTGCTCTATTTTTTCTCTTGCTAACCTCTCTTGCTTTTCCCTCTCTAGCCTCTCTTGCTCTAATTTTTCCCTTTCCAACCGTTCCTCTTCCAATACCTTTTCTCTTTCaatctgttctttttcttttctttcttcctccaaAGCTTTTTCTCTTTCTAACCTCTCTTTTTCAATAGCCTTTTCCCATTCCTCTCGTTCCCGTTCCAAAGCCTGGAGTCTTTCTAACtctatttctctctctttcttttcccTCTCTTCTCTTTCTTGCTGGAGATGTTCTTGCTCTAGGAGCCTTTGCCTTTCAAGTTCCCTTTGCCTCTCCAGCTCTAGAGCTCTCTCTTTTACCAAGGTTTGTTCATGCTCTTCCTGCTCCTTGGCCAAAGCTTGTTCCCTCTCCAACCTCCCTCTTTCTAAAGCAAGTTTATTTTCAAACTGAAAAGGTTCTTGTTGCTCTCTTTCTAAGGCCTGCTGAGGCTCACATCTCTCAATTTCCTTTTGTTCTCGCTCAAGAGTTTTTATCCGCTCTTCCTCCAACGCTCGTTCTTGATCAAGGCTTCTTACCCTTTCTTGTCTTTGCAGCTCAAGGGTCTTTTCTGACTGTAGTTCAGATTCTCTTTCTTCCATTGTCAAAGTCTTAAGCACACTCACAGGAACATGACTATGAGCTGAATGTGTTCCACTGACTTCCTGGTTGATGCCTGGCTTCATAGAAACAGGCACATGGCCTGCAGCTGATGAGAGACCCTTAGGATGATCTGTGTCGCAAAATGATGAGGCTATTGGGGAACGGCTGTCTTTCCTACCACCTTCCCCATTGTCACCATGCCAACCGGCCCGAGAGAAGGCACCCTCTGATTCCATTTTACGGGCCAGTAGCGTTAATGGGCCAGGTTTACGCTCCACAAATCCACTCCTTTGTGGCTCTGGGCTGCTACTGCGGCTATCACTGCTGGAGGAACCAGAGGTGGAGGTACTGGGCGAGTGCCCTGCTGGAGCTACATCTGGACTCGGGGGGCTCTGTTTCGGGGTGTCAGGCAAAGGGAACGATAACTCTGGAGGTGGGGAGGGAGGAGGCGTTGGTTGGCGGAGTTGAGGAGACAAAAGGGGAGGGATGTGGTGCTGTTGCTGGGGTTGACGAGATGCTCCACACCTCTCCCGAGTTGAGGGTCCTCTGGCTGTCTGTCTTTGAGTTCTCCTGCGAATATTACTGCcccagtcatcatcatcatcaccatcctcCTCACCGTCCTCACTATCATCATCGTCACTGTCAACTGGGCAGGCACTGGCTGCAGCACTCTTCTCCGGTTGATGCTCACTGCCAGGGACATGCATTGTAACTGATACAGAAGTAGGAGGAGCGGACATGTGAGCTTCCTGGTTGCTATTAACTTCTCCCTCGTGTACTGCAGCAAACAGGATCCCTCCATCAGAGGGGCCAGGTGGCTTGTGCTGGTCAGCAGAGGATGGGGTCACAtcctgaaaaacaaataattgtaTCATTATTTGACCAGcagtaactttttttaaaattgtattttagaaaatatttacCACTAAAAAGTTTTATAAGGCATTCAACAGAACAACAGTACGGTGGGAAAAGGTCTGACCTGGGCTTGCGGAGGACATGCAATGGTGTTATTAATGCTGTCCGTGTGGTCCTCTTGCTCTGtttccaaaagtaaaaaagCAAAGTATAACAAAACTGGCATCACCATGACCATATTTTCACAGGAAAACTGTCACTCCACTTACCATTAGTGTCATGTGCTTCCCGTGCCTCTTTCTCCTGACGTTGGCGCAGGAGCTCTTGCTGTTTGGCCAGATATTGCTTAATGAAGCTATTCTGGCTCATTTCCTCACCAATCTAAATCCAGAAAAGCTAATGAAAACAGGCTGCAAGTCCTTGGGCAATCATATACAGTTTTTAAGACAATGACAACATTTACACTCGTTAGTAAGTACTTCTGGATGAATCTAAATAGCTTTGTAACACTTGAGACACCTGAGAGTTTGGTTGCAGTCCAACATGAGGAGTGGTCTTCTGCAGATTCTCCAGCATAAGAGCCTGTTTTTAAGAAGACAGTGTATTCTTAAACGCATTGCAGAGTAAAGAGCAATAAAGACGTATATAAGCAGAAAGAAAGACTTCCGAAAAGGAAACATACTTAAACTATGGTAGTTTTTGACTAGCATCAGATGATATACTAGatatacaaaatgcagtttttaaatgacaattcaacTTATTAaggcaccaaaaaaaatccatctgatCATCTTTGAAAAAGTAAATTACTCCGCCCACTCGTTAAATCCCAAATttgaaatcacttaaatagaatcagccagagaatgtgaagtaggctacaagatctcaagcaCCAAGGCATTATTTCAAAATCCAAAGTAGTTtgagaaaaatttgaaaaacagtGATTGAAATCCAGTCGTctagaaaaggttacaaagccatttccaaggtttTGGGGCTCCAATGCACCACAATCAGAGGCATTACCcataaatggagaaaactgggaacagtggaaaaccttcccaggagtggatgaACAACTAGAATTAATCCAAGAGTGCGACAATGACTCATCCAGTACGTTAGGAAAAAAACTTGAGAAACATCTAAAGACTAGCAGGCCTCtctgcctcagttaaggtcagtgttccaGACgataccataagaaagacactgggcaaaaatggcatccatctTGATGATCCCCAAGACATATGGATAAACATTCTGAGGTCTGAAAggtcaaaattgaactttttggaaggtatgCGGCCCGTGACATCTGGCGTAAAATGGCATTTGATAAACCAACAGTGAAGCCTGGTGGtagcagtgtgatggtctggggttgCTTTTCAACTTCAGGACatacaacttgctgtgattgatagaATAATTAATTCTGCCGTGTATCAGAAAATCAAGAAAGAGAAGgtccagccatcagtttgtgctcTCAATCTTAAGCACTCTtgaatcatgcagcaggacaacgatccgaaacacaccagcaagtccacctttgaatgggtaaaaaaaaataataataataataattaacgtTTTGGAGCGGCCAAGCCAAAGTGCAGATTTAAATTTGATTGAGATACTGTAGTGTGACCTTAAACTGTCAGTTCATACTAGAAACCCCTCCAATATAGCGGAGTTGAAACATTTCtccaaagaagagtgggacaaaatttctCTAGAGAGATGTggaagactcatcaccaattatcatAAATGcctgatttcagttattgctgccaagggagGACAACCCGTTATTAGGTTCAGTGGGCAATTAATTTTTTAGAGTGTCTGAacggtttgtattttttttgccccacagtaaattgaattgtcaattgtgaactgcattttgtatttcattgggttGTCTTTGATTAACATTAAAACTGGTTTGATAATTTATAACCTGtgtgacatacacacacaaaaaaaaaccaggaaGGCAGCAAATACGTTTTCGCGGCACTATCTATGGAGTTTTACGTGTATTATGCATACAGTTGAAACAGAATTACAAATACtaatttaaaacacttttttttcaatctcaaCTCAGACAACAGATGTCTCAATAACTTTTTGCAACAGAGTCTGAGTCTTTGATTTTAAGTATCTACTGACACCATCCTGATCCAATACTTACAACTATATTGTCAAAAGCATTCGCTCACCTGCTTTGACTCagatatgaatttaagtgacatTCGATTCTTAATCCATAGGGTTTAATATTCTATTGGTCATCCCTCTGCAATTATTacatctcaaagtattttgGAAAGGCTTTCCACAAGTTTTCAGTGTGAATTTATGATAATCTGACCATTTTTCCAGAATCCCATTTGTCAGGTTACACACTGATCTTAGACAAAAAGTATGCAATACAAGTTTAAACATTGAACTGATAGAGTTCAATGTACAGCTTCAAACTGCAACAGTTACACGTCAGCAATACCATAATGCTTTGCATATGCAAAAACAGCggccacaaacaaaaaactcttTATAACTTAAGTGAACAGTTTATAAATACGATAGACTGTATTTCAGAAAGTTTGAAGAGAGGTCGATTGATTACCAGCACACCCGCGAACAAACTGAAGATGAGAATaaacagaagatgaatggacaaatcaatgaataaatgaatgaatgaagagataccatttaaaaaaaattaagttcacTAGGCTTATagttatatttgtttgatgatcctACAAATTAAAGGGAACCCTTGAAGACAAAtacagtaccgtattttccagacgACAAGTTGCTTCGGAGTCTAAGTAACACAAGCCATAAAATGCACAATGAagaaggggtggggtgggggtggggaaatCAAGTCATACCAGACtatattttggagaaaaattcattttataaAATCAGAGACAGAGAACATTTCATCTataaaggaaagaagaagtaATAATACAACAGAGAACAGGCATCTTTTAACATATATGTGGATAGATGGCATATTAATGTAACATTAACATTTAAGATAACTATTGCTTAAACAGCATAGGTTACtgagagatgaaagtggacttttgtgaaaattcctgaaaatacaaatgtgagtacTTAGGGGGTCCGGGGTCATGCCCCCcttgggaaatttttgaaaaaaaacagatggctgtggtgcattctggcgatatctgtgaacaaaattcagacaaaaattgaaagtaaaatttccaagtcctgaccaaaaaaaaaaaaaaattgggcagaagttccccaagggccaagcccagatttttttgccccccatccccctatcactggatagcacaaaatcatatttgtcattaaaatatgccatcttatctcaagacaaatgaattaagtgaactattcagtaaaaagacatctaaaattgtccttttgccCACATTATACAcgttatagtatagatatagaatatacacgaaaatatatcctagaatttctataccgtacagcaaaacatgttaaagaagttgatctgtagtaattactattaacgtttaagtctcaaacttcttacgtcgcgttgtactaaTACACTCGACcgcattgctcactatcttagatatagatctagtcatactaatagtataatcagttccctttaatatatacacacataggcacacagtcactcacatttgaaaaatgtacaggtgtggtcagtcatgctggcagataaagttgcgggtgtgattagggatggccttaaaataacttactagattaatatagcataactgtaaataaaaaataaaataagcaaatatataactaaaatagaaaactaaaatttcaaactcagaaataaatgatcatttccaatttcaactgatattagtagaacatgatatagaacggtatttaaaattttttatcaataaaaattcttgatctgagaAACTTTATccgaagaaaagttaaatggactggcctgtcaaggaataaacatgaacggtctatcccagcaatgttttgaaaatggtcaaagtttagttcaacataatcgtggcaacaagctagcgatacgttgtaaaacattcctgtcggcaatcgtgatgcaTTGTTGTGGAGGGGGGCAAGCACCACgagactgccgtaaataggatgCCGGCTTGcaagaacgcgcctttatgtgcatgcgctcgaggtattggccacacctgaatcaagcgacgaggtggatgatagcctgttttttttttttttttttttaaaaacgcagTCACTGCCTCGCAATAAACGCAATGAGCACTcctagtgtaactgaatttccttaaACATGGCTCATgaagttgatgacttttgacgtaaatgcgctcgcattacgtgaagcagttctgaactattcaatacggttaacttgcatttcctgtttccggatgaataccggttggagcaggcttgtttggttaacaacgtttatgaaataaacacgtaaattaatgtcaagcccacacaaaataagcaatgtcttTCAGCCCGCGATTACCTTTTTAAATTCTCTTTATTGCAGTTACAGTATCCTCAGCTTTCTGTCAGTCCCTTACAAGTTTCTCATTCACTCCAAATTTTCTATCTGCTGCCCAATTACTGTTTTCAGATGTATATTTCACTACATATAGCttgaaatcttgaaatttttattttcttttggggggtaTTTGTGCTCCATCTTTCTCAGTTGTCTTTAAAAATTGATATTTAGCCTAAATGGTATATTTTCAGTGATACGTGAGTGATAGAAGAAGCGGATACTGTCAGACAACCCTAAAGGGCCCTTTTGCGGCTGTCAGTGTGGAAAAACATACAAGTTGCTCGAGTACAAGATGCAGACCAGCTTAacaactaataataaaaaaaagtgcattgttAGAGTCCGAAAAATACAGTGCCTCTGATGTctacttttaaaatacatttattcagtCGTTTTTCATaccactcatcctcactagggtcacgagCGAGCTGGAGCATATTCCAGCTGACTCTCGGCGAGTGGTGAGGTTcattctgaactggtcaccagccaattgcagggcacataaataaacaaccattcacactcacatttactgCTATGGGCAATTAACAGTCTTTGGAttatggatgtgggaggaaattggagtaccaGGGGAATAAAACATGCAGACAAAGGACaatatccaaactccacacaggtaaggcTGAATTTGAACCTAGCCcttagaactctgaggcagcTGTGCTAATAATGTATGCTGTGGTTCTCCAAAAGTGGTGTGCCATAATACATACCACATTTGAAGAAGAAATACCACTGCACTTCACCCGAAAAATACcataccaacagtgaagttTCAAGGTGGGACGATAATAGTGTGGGGCTGATTTTCGGCAAATGTAACCGGTAAACTTTGCGTGATTATGACTAATGATTTGCCCCATCAGGACCTGGGCATCTTGCTGTGATGGATGAAACCGTGAATTCTGCTATTTAACAGAAATTCCAGTAGGAGAATGTTTAGCGATCaatttgtgacctcaagctgaagcCCACTTGGATCTGCAGCAGGATAATGGTCCAAAACACAACTTCTGCTTCTGCAgtagaaaaacaattaaaaacaaactacCAAGTCAACATCTGAAAATGTTCTGGAGTGGTCtggtcaaagtccagacttgaatctgattgaaatcCAGTAGCACGACCTTAAAAAGATAACCATCCAAGTTATGCTTGATTTCAGTGTTGGTCAGGATGACCTAACTACTCGTCAACTACTAGTTTTAGAGGGCCACTACTTTATCCCCCTCACAAGGCCAGATAATcgagtttaatttattttacttaataaatgaaatcatttaaaaacagactTTTATGTTCAGTTGGGTCATTTTTGTctgatatatacagtatgcccTTGCTCATTCCTGGTTCACCATTCGCAATCCAGCATATTCGCTTATTTTGCTCTCAAACAAAATCATCTGCAATTTACTGCAAGGTGATGTCTCAAGTTATAAATGGTCTGAAATATCCACGTTTGGGCAGACTGTGCTAGACAAATACTATAATACATGAaagctcttgtttttgttcatctaaATATAAACACAAGTAGTGCACCAGTATTGCCATTTACAgtatgcccttgcccattcacgGTTCACTGTTCCCCTCCCTGCATATTTGCAAATTTTGTTCTCAaagttattgttatttttttacccaCAATGTACCTTATTTTCacttaagtcttaaattttGTCCGAAATCGATGGAGCACCTTATAATATGCACCTTGTCTGCAcaccaagttccaaaatctgtaaatgttgttgtgtgactagtCCGATGAAGTACAACCTAACACATGCACATCACATTGTTTTCTAGCGTGTTTAGTTTAAGCGTGCATGAaggctaccatatgatggcgctcacaaagcagtgaggaacaattgcaattttacgtGTGAGCAGAAGAAGCTCACATTCCACACACCCTGACggtgtaggcaagtcattactcAAGATGGTTTTCACACACACGGTGTCaatatcgaaactaaaattttaATGCCACACAACACAGAATAGCATAATTACCaaataatacaacaaataaaacaatgaaataattgacaaaaaacatgcacgttaaacacaatttacatacttaATGTtccaaagcatgctgggagcgccTCTATTCAGTTTACCCTCACTTGGGTTGCTGGCACCATGGagcaatttttcaaatgtaaaattgaaattgttcTTCACTACCGCATGAGCCTCACCCTAATGGTAGCATTCATGCTTACAGATAGCATACACGCAACTAGTGTATctatgtaaccagtgtgtttggTTGAAGTTAAGTGAAATAGTCATTCTAAAAACATTGAGATTTTGGAAGTTGGTGCATCAGGCGTGTGGTGTTATAatgcccccccaccaccacccagtccattttggagaacatTTAAGTGCGCTcaatggttgcaaaaataacaTATACATCGGCATTTTAAAACTATGTCAActattcacagatttttgggATTCGTGACGGGAGAAGGAATGTAACCCCCACAAATAATGAGGGGACTGAATGTCTCAAAAAATCCTGCAGTATCTTGGTCAATCACTGGCAACACTCCACaacatttattacaatatcACCGAATACAGTCTTTTACAATTACTGCCTTTTATCTTGGCGGCACAGTGCAGCACTGGTTGCCTCGCAGATctaaggtccctggttcaaatcccagccacgcctgtgtggagtttgcatgttctcccccgtgcctgcgtgagctTTCTcgacatgcattgattggagactctaaattgccctaggtgtgattgtgactgttgttcaTCTCAATGTACCcagcagttggctggcaaccagttcagactgTACCTCACCTGCTGCCAGACGATTGCTGGGATATGCTCTGGcacaagacccttgtgaggataagcaggtcataaaatggatggatggatttgcttaattttgtcaaaaataacaaaacaggaAGGGAGGCAGAGACAGAAAACGAGTCACTAGTCACCGTGACGATACAATTCCCATgctgacaacaacaataatggaTTGAGGCAACGTGCcgcccgcaaaaaaaaaatgtggtgctgTCACCAAGTGCTCAGGAGATTTTAGCTGTCCATTTAAGTACAACTTGGAGTACAATGTTCACTTAATACCATACGGCTCGCAAGCAGGCTACATAATTATACTGCTACTGCTGCTATAATGCTGGCACAAACGTTTGCATGTACACATGCCGCCGTTCTGTCGAATCATTCTCTCACGCTTCAGAAAGCATTAGTTTGAGTGTGAATACATTTTACTTGCTTAAAGCAAACTAGAATGAAATTATCAAACCAGCAAATTTAGCATAAAAAATTATTAATTGCCTTACAGTGACATAGTTAACCAATACTTGTACTATTTGTGGATGCTATTTATTACCACAAAACCAACAATTAAACATTCTAAACCTTTCAAAGGCATTTTATCTTGACATGGATTGACGGTACAGTACTTTAGTATACTATAATAACATAACAGTGAATAAAAAGTCACTCCTACTGTCAGTACAACCCACAATATATACTGCAAAAGATTATTTCGTGATTTCAAAAGACATTTGACATCTGACCCATATGTTATTgggtttttaaataaatacacacatttgGTGCGGCATAGTAGATTAGctcatctgcctcaaagttctcccaggttcaaatccagcctcccctgtgtggagtttgcatgctctccctgtgacTGTGTAAATTTTTCCCCCAGATActtcgctttcctcccacattcccaacaCATGaaaggtaggttaattgaagactatatTCTGGATCTGAGAGCAAATGGTTGTTATTCTGTATGGGCCCTCTGAACGAcgacgagttcagggtggtacccgcctcttgcccaaagtaaACTGGGctaagctccagcacgcctccaccagagtgaggataagcggctaagaaaatggatggatggattgaatatTTCACATCTTCCTGATAATGTTTAACATGCCTTAATTAACTGACTCCGGCAAGTGCAATTGTACTATAGATTTAGTTGTATGGTTAGTTTGATACACAGCACAGGTTACCTTACTTATGACATATATTGTAAACGCTTTGAGGAAGTGAAAGACAGTTTGTTAACATTCGGATCAAAAATTATGATCTGAGGATTTAGTTTCAAATGCACAGCAAATTAAAGTCGGCCACCACCAACAGATTCtgcaattaattaaaaaaaatacatttaaagtgTGTCACACTTTGCTTTTAATGACTCAtctaattttattaatttattactAAGAACATTTACAAGAAATGTAAAAGCAAAGAGTACCAGCAGTTGCGTTTTATCGGTAATTCTGATGTGAGCTTTATTGCTAACCCgccttatgaaaaaaaaaatattgtctcgaaAGATATGCTTTCAGTGATGACCAGTAGAAAAGTAAACAAACCAGCTCGTCCATGACCTACGGCAGCTCAAAGgcctaaaatacattttagggaTTTCACAGTGCTAAGCAATCAGTACACAGCGACAGGTAGCAAATCAAAAAGATGAGTTGTAATAATAGACTGAATTTGCATGCGAAATGGTGCAAGTAtactaaaacaacaaatttgtAAACTTGATTAAACTCTCGGGGGTTTTAGTCAGACATTGTAAACAGCAGAAACCCACAGTGGCTCCAGCTAAACTCACGGCGTTAGCCAAAATCGCTAACGAGCTAACAGGGAAACATTACCCTCAACACACATTTCGAGATGAACTCTCAAGTTAACTTCAACTGTTTCTCACTCTGAAGCCTTTGTCCACCAAAACCAAAGGTACTTTGGACAAAATGCACTTACACGTTATATGCAAAACGCAATCAAGTGAAAACGATTAAACGCCAAACTCCAGCTACTATGCTGTACAACGGTAACGATACTCGGATGTCGGCCCTCGATCAAGCATCAGGCCGTCTCATCGTTATCCTCAACTCGCTGCAATGATGGCCGCGCAACTCCTGGTGGAACTCACCCCTTTGAGTCTTTTGACGAGGGCATTCTTTTGTCCGCTTTTCGATAGTCCCCTTTCCTCAAGAGCAGCTTTTAAGTCTGCGACGCGAAGAGACTGGAGCGGTCTCCCGTCCAGGGTTACGTCTTCGAGGTCCGCCATTTTCCGTTCCTCTGGCCCGTTTCCAGCGAGAACGTCGAGCAACGCCCTCCTACGGCCGACGTAAATGCCGTCAACTTCCTCCATCTGGTAGCGAAAATCAATTGGTCCaatttaattttcttcactacgttatttttttaaaaaatctacagtcatagttttttttgcactcgcttagtaatgtatttttacacCAAGCAAATAACGGTCTTTGCGTAATTGTTGCGCAGTTCTGATACTTCTAAAGGACAACTGGCGCCTGATTTCGAATTTGACAGCACGGTCTGTAACGGCTGTTTGGATTGCTTCGACGcattaaatatcatttttaaaatgctgccAGGGACTATCTCCTCCTAAATTGGTGACGTACAATGCGTACATTTTGCTAATAGTGACAACACAATTCTAAAACAGGAGGGCTTGCTAAGccacatttgcaaaaatattttcaaaaagatttacttggtttTACTCgagatttactttttttgtacgTCAAAACTATTTCGCTTGTTTACATATATTAGTCTCTGATATTTGTATTACCATACATATAGGTGTCTATAtagtatatgtaataatatatttcatttattacatttttttctcttccaaatCAAAGCAGTGATCATTGCTCAATAGGTGGCGGTAATATACTATTACAGTGTGCAAACTACCATGAAA harbors:
- the acin1a gene encoding apoptotic chromatin condensation inducer in the nucleus isoform X1, producing the protein MEEVDGIYVGRRRALLDVLAGNGPEERKMADLEDVTLDGRPLQSLRVADLKAALEERGLSKSGQKNALVKRLKGALMLENLQKTTPHVGLQPNSQIGEEMSQNSFIKQYLAKQQELLRQRQEKEAREAHDTNEQEDHTDSINNTIACPPQAQDVTPSSADQHKPPGPSDGGILFAAVHEGEVNSNQEAHMSAPPTSVSVTMHVPGSEHQPEKSAAASACPVDSDDDDSEDGEEDGDDDDDWGSNIRRRTQRQTARGPSTRERCGASRQPQQQHHIPPLLSPQLRQPTPPPSPPPELSFPLPDTPKQSPPSPDVAPAGHSPSTSTSGSSSSDSRSSSPEPQRSGFVERKPGPLTLLARKMESEGAFSRAGWHGDNGEGGRKDSRSPIASSFCDTDHPKGLSSAAGHVPVSMKPGINQEVSGTHSAHSHVPVSVLKTLTMEERESELQSEKTLELQRQERVRSLDQERALEEERIKTLEREQKEIERCEPQQALEREQQEPFQFENKLALERGRLEREQALAKEQEEHEQTLVKERALELERQRELERQRLLEQEHLQQEREEREKKEREIELERLQALEREREEWEKAIEKERLEREKALEEERKEKEQIEREKVLEEERLEREKLEQERLEREKQERLAREKIEQERLARVKIEQQRVEREKALEAERKENERIERGKALEQERLEKEKLERERIEREKSLEQERLAREAALKERQERENALEKERHEREEALEREQREREEAVEREQQEREEALKREQQEREKALELERLERESVLELERLERERALELERLERERALELERLEKEKALELERLEKEKALEQELLEKEKALEQERLEKQKVLEQEKAIELEGIEKQRALEQERLEQERLERERVVQERLEKECLERARVERECFEKECLERARQEQERLEKEHVEKACLEQERTEKDHLERACIVEERLEKEHLETTHAQQVQQRLESVRAEEEEKLELDRKGQNREMLVAALENKRIEEKIAMERGSEQEILQKKTAKALDTKLLPAKLGSELGLTPSTPPLSTGPDIKTETGVQEYAKAPMPQNETQATESRSSLSSPQSSLKKFRFLIDRPNRAQSTTSMDINWPHTFSDTHQPQVSLFSSSTSFGEQEEGKTIAKQEGHVRQEVGAKTLDQVGSHSEEASAFNKKTNSKESFTNQVLKHNVKGDSVIHDEPAKVAKETTKKLKDVGNERLPSNPVNDVQWQARDGKREEKKTRKHSSSDSSSSESDTGSSSSRSSSSSSSSLENISTSRNKRGVKLDINASPQCRVTAVAHDASIKPSPYKRERSVEKTSTADDEASQAKKPFLETPPGEMKKKDNEGLEEKDEKRQEIESAMADSEKIVEAGDEAQKTCVARRISLSSSKSSSGTGSTDDQESGSAGGRKRRWGSSSVVTAKKPSISITTDSLKSLIPDIKPCAGQDEVLDLHPEEVVLSGAEDEDHVHSEQDLQIRRTVTQVVSSDSQENGEKETKRRRCEEGMEDSDIQTDQNRKEPVEEKPVEEMETQSTPHPSQDVELSTVAPANVIIRPSISQQKTGVSITIDDPVRTTRQPSPARGKISNIVHVSNLVRPFTLGQLKELLGRTGTLVEDAFWIDKIKSHCYVTYSSSEEAVATREALHGVKWPQSNPKVLNVDFCQQDELDFHKGLGTAGKPGTEEQWHASNRFQAPGLPSLLPKQDQWAEREREMERREKARSEREWDRDKVRDFGKVGNDVEGGARRSRSRERRRKERGKSKEKKTEKKEKAAEEPPAKLLDDLFRKTKAVPCIYWLPLTDEQFVEREAARAERMKEREKRLKQQQQEEEEKKREEERKERIKGGGVTAGDRSEGAKDKERDRERDRDRGKDRERNTDKRRDGYRRPGASGEGGSRRSRSRSDPRDRRR